The following proteins come from a genomic window of Lolium rigidum isolate FL_2022 chromosome 5, APGP_CSIRO_Lrig_0.1, whole genome shotgun sequence:
- the LOC124654916 gene encoding nudix hydrolase 26, chloroplastic-like — MTVAAARCLILTPTISSSASSCSAVLRFPRIVHRRRRRALSCSASPFASMDAPPEGYRTNVGICLADPSLTKIFSASRIDIPTAWQMPQGGIDPGEEPRAAAVRELREETGVTSAEIVAEAPNWLTYDFPADVRDKLNARWGTNWKGQAQKWFLFRLTGSDDEINLMGDGSEKPEFSEWTWMTPKQVIEKAVEFKKPVYEETLKHFAPYLQSDPATSS, encoded by the exons ATGACGGTGGCCGCCGCACGCTGCCTCATTCTGACCCCCACCatatcctcctccgcctcctcttgcTCCGCCGTCCTCCGGTTCCCAAGgatcgtccaccgccgccgccgccgcgcgctctcCTGCTCGGCCTCTCCCTTCGCCTCCATGGACGCGCCGCCGGAGGGCTACCGCACCAACGTCGGCATCTGCCTCGCCGACCCCTCCCTCACCAAG ATCTTCTCCGCGTCCAGGATCGACATCCCCACCGCGTGGCAGATGCCTCAG GGTGGTATAGACCCAGGCGAAGAGCCGAGAGCGGCCGCGGTTAGGGAGTTGAGGGAAGAAACCGGCGTTACATCTGCCGAGATCGTCGCCGAG GCTCCCAATTGGTTAACATATGATTTCCCCGCGGACGTGAGAGACAAGCTGAATGCGAGGTGGGGGACCAACTGGAAGGGCCAGGCTCAGAAATG GTTTCTATTTAGACTTACTGGGAGCGATGACGAGATCAACCTGATGGGTGATGGATCCGAGAAGCCAGAGTTCTCGGAATGGACATGGATGACACCTAAGCAAGTGATAGAGAAG GCTGTTGAATTCAAGAAGCCTGTGTATGAGGAGACCCTAAAGCACTTCGCCCCGTATCTACAGTCTGATCCAGCGACTTCATCATAG